A window of Dehalococcoidia bacterium contains these coding sequences:
- a CDS encoding AAA family ATPase: MVINKVIAIVGMNGSGKSEVAGFFEEKGCTRIRFGEITDKEIAKRGLKLNEENERKIREELRREYGMAAYAKLNAPLIDEALKKCPVVVDGLYSWEEYKMLKDIYGDYLIIVAVYSSPRTRQKRLPQRQVRPLTPVESARRDYNEIENLGKGGPIAIADFTLINESSMEALKKDTEDVIGKLL; this comes from the coding sequence ATGGTCATAAACAAAGTTATCGCCATCGTCGGCATGAATGGGTCAGGCAAATCCGAAGTGGCCGGTTTCTTCGAAGAGAAGGGGTGTACGCGCATCAGATTTGGCGAGATAACCGATAAAGAGATCGCCAAACGCGGTCTGAAACTCAACGAAGAAAACGAGCGCAAGATCCGCGAGGAACTGCGCAGAGAGTACGGCATGGCTGCTTATGCCAAACTCAACGCCCCGCTGATCGATGAAGCCCTCAAGAAATGCCCTGTCGTGGTGGACGGCCTCTATTCGTGGGAAGAATACAAGATGCTCAAGGATATCTACGGAGACTACCTCATTATCGTGGCTGTGTATTCATCCCCGAGAACCCGACAGAAGCGCCTTCCTCAAAGACAGGTCAGGCCACTCACACCAGTGGAATCGGCCAGACGGGATTACAATGAGATCGAAAACCTGGGAAAGGGCGGTCCGATTGCCATAGCGGATTTCACATTGATCAACGAATCTTCGATGGAAGCCCTCAAGAAGGATACAGAGGACGTCATCGGAAAGCTTTTATGA
- a CDS encoding dCMP deaminase family protein: MTLKAERPAPDEYFLKIASVVAERSTCLRHHVGAVAVRDKHILATGYNGAAAGLKDCLELGCLRNAQDIPSGTRHEICRAIHAEQNCIIQASLHGVSLEGATIYCTHTPCILCAKMLVNARINRFVSFGTYADDSFRNLFAEASITTDILARPSSRISLLE; the protein is encoded by the coding sequence ATGACCTTGAAAGCAGAACGTCCCGCCCCGGATGAGTATTTTCTGAAGATCGCCTCGGTGGTAGCGGAGCGATCCACCTGCCTGAGGCACCATGTGGGAGCAGTGGCCGTCAGGGATAAGCATATTCTGGCCACTGGCTATAATGGTGCTGCTGCCGGCCTCAAGGATTGCCTCGAATTGGGATGTTTACGGAACGCACAGGATATTCCTTCGGGAACACGCCACGAGATATGCCGGGCAATTCACGCCGAGCAGAACTGCATCATCCAGGCCTCGCTTCATGGGGTAAGCCTGGAAGGGGCTACGATTTACTGCACTCACACGCCCTGCATCCTTTGCGCCAAGATGCTGGTCAACGCCCGGATCAATCGATTCGTCAGTTTCGGCACATATGCCGATGACTCCTTTCGCAACCTCTTTGCCGAAGCGTCCATCACCACCGATATCCTCGCCAGGCCTTCGAGCCGTATCTCGCTACTGGAATAA
- a CDS encoding MFS transporter has protein sequence MRRYIIFGTVGMVMFLTTFGASAVSVALPTMRSDFHSSLILIGWVVSGYMLTLTISVALGGRLSDAFGQKPVFMSSLLIFTLGTLLCLLAPNVESLIIFRLIQGLGAGALTSCGVAIVAGEFADSRQRAIGLLISIVPFGTLAGPNIGGWITPAWGWRSVFWVNLPVLAAACVIAALLLKPGKRKESHLDLAGAGMLTAFLSAIMVGLSLIRQNDTPWIWVSVLFIVGVAIIAIFVRRESRVSNPIVNIEFLRGRSFAASNVYNFVFGASTYAVSAFAPTYAVAVYHETTLKSGVIMTPRSLGMLLISTVTSMYVLRLGYRWPMLLGTVVMGLSIVFLAIEPRSMDILGFHLGGTDFLLIFMALSGLGMGAIVTAINNICVDLAPQQAATVTGIRSMFLNAGASVGIVVASLILNRSNDLTHGFSVVFTGLAVVCFASIPLIFLLPSRASTSIPSKGTG, from the coding sequence ATGCGAAGATATATTATTTTCGGCACTGTAGGGATGGTTATGTTCCTCACCACTTTCGGTGCCAGTGCCGTGTCGGTGGCGCTGCCGACAATGCGGTCCGACTTTCATTCCTCCCTTATCCTAATCGGCTGGGTGGTGAGCGGTTATATGCTGACGCTTACCATCAGTGTGGCGCTGGGAGGCAGACTGAGCGACGCGTTCGGCCAAAAGCCCGTGTTCATGTCCTCCTTGCTCATTTTCACCCTCGGCACGCTACTCTGCCTGTTGGCGCCCAATGTGGAAAGCCTTATCATTTTCCGCTTGATCCAGGGTCTTGGAGCCGGAGCCCTGACTTCTTGCGGTGTCGCCATCGTAGCCGGAGAATTTGCTGACTCTCGTCAGCGTGCAATTGGGCTCCTGATCAGCATCGTCCCGTTTGGGACGCTCGCCGGGCCAAACATCGGCGGATGGATCACACCCGCCTGGGGCTGGAGATCGGTATTCTGGGTCAATCTGCCGGTGCTGGCCGCTGCCTGCGTAATTGCAGCGCTGCTTTTGAAGCCCGGCAAAAGGAAGGAAAGTCATCTGGACCTGGCGGGTGCCGGCATGTTGACGGCCTTCCTGAGTGCGATAATGGTCGGCTTGAGCCTGATCCGGCAAAACGACACCCCCTGGATATGGGTGAGCGTACTGTTTATTGTGGGCGTGGCGATCATTGCGATCTTTGTGAGGAGAGAGAGCCGTGTCTCGAATCCCATTGTCAATATCGAATTTCTCAGAGGCCGATCCTTTGCCGCCTCTAATGTTTATAATTTCGTGTTCGGTGCCTCCACCTATGCAGTTTCCGCCTTTGCTCCCACATACGCGGTTGCTGTATATCATGAGACAACGCTCAAGAGCGGTGTAATCATGACACCACGCTCGTTGGGTATGCTGCTTATCTCCACGGTAACCAGCATGTATGTGCTAAGGCTAGGGTATCGTTGGCCCATGCTGCTGGGCACAGTTGTAATGGGGCTCAGCATTGTCTTTCTGGCTATTGAACCGCGTAGCATGGATATCCTTGGGTTTCATCTGGGTGGCACCGACTTCCTGCTCATTTTCATGGCGCTCTCTGGATTGGGAATGGGAGCCATTGTCACAGCGATCAACAATATCTGTGTTGATCTGGCACCCCAGCAGGCTGCGACGGTTACCGGGATAAGGAGCATGTTTTTGAATGCCGGTGCCTCGGTTGGGATCGTGGTTGCATCGCTGATTCTGAATCGGAGTAATGATTTGACGCACGGCTTCAGCGTCGTCTTCACGGGGTTGGCTGTAGTTTGTTTTGCCAGTATTCCGCTTATCTTTCTCTTGCCGAGTCGTGCCAGCACGTCGATACCGTCCAAAGGCACAGGATAG
- a CDS encoding glycyl-radical enzyme activating protein has protein sequence MTPKSVKTKDSEAGALDIKGRVFDIQRFSIQDGPGIRTTVFFKGCPLSCLWCCNPESQNPAPQLIFMSHLCQRCHKCVAVCPNHAVLVSSDGSVEIDRGLCQACGKCVDVCIPEARRVSGKVMTVGEVVEIVRKDAPFYRNSGGGVTASGGEATAQSTFLLNLLRECHNRGYHTALETCGYLKWTVLEPILAYVDLVLFDLKHTDSETHKKLTGVSNELILENARKIVAKGVPLILRIPLIPGCNDSEQNMRNTAQFALELGGVEVNLLPYHKLGMKKYEALDMEYRMSDVETMKEDAVKACVEIVHSYGVDVKVV, from the coding sequence ATGACACCGAAGAGTGTAAAGACAAAAGACAGTGAAGCAGGGGCGCTAGATATAAAAGGACGCGTTTTCGATATTCAGAGATTTTCCATCCAGGACGGCCCCGGAATACGGACCACCGTCTTTTTTAAAGGGTGTCCTCTGAGTTGTTTATGGTGCTGCAATCCCGAGTCGCAAAACCCGGCGCCCCAGCTCATTTTTATGTCGCATTTGTGCCAGCGGTGCCACAAATGTGTAGCTGTTTGTCCCAATCATGCTGTTCTGGTTAGCTCCGATGGTTCGGTGGAAATCGATAGAGGCTTGTGTCAGGCATGCGGCAAATGCGTGGACGTCTGCATCCCCGAGGCCAGACGTGTATCAGGCAAGGTGATGACTGTTGGCGAGGTGGTTGAGATCGTGAGGAAGGATGCTCCTTTCTACCGTAACTCGGGAGGGGGAGTCACCGCTTCGGGAGGTGAGGCCACTGCTCAGTCGACCTTTTTGTTGAATCTCTTACGGGAATGTCACAACCGGGGGTATCACACGGCACTCGAAACGTGCGGCTATTTGAAGTGGACAGTGCTGGAACCGATCCTGGCATATGTGGACCTGGTGCTCTTTGACCTGAAGCATACCGATTCGGAGACGCACAAGAAGCTCACCGGTGTGAGCAATGAGCTTATTCTGGAAAACGCCAGGAAGATTGTGGCCAAAGGAGTGCCCCTGATCTTGAGGATTCCGCTGATTCCGGGGTGCAATGATTCCGAGCAGAACATGCGTAATACGGCCCAATTTGCTCTCGAACTGGGAGGTGTGGAGGTCAACCTGTTACCCTATCACAAACTCGGCATGAAGAAGTACGAAGCGCTGGACATGGAATATCGTATGAGCGATGTCGAGACCATGAAAGAGGACGCTGTGAAAGCCTGTGTGGAAATCGTCCATTCATACGGAGTGGATGTGAAGGTTGTCTAG
- a CDS encoding NAD(P)/FAD-dependent oxidoreductase, which produces MKQIKCDVAIIGSGIGATTSAALLLKKGYSVQIVEKLPFVGGRCQTLDHHGFKLNTGAAMIGPEIHGELCKEVGAELELRIPDPVFKFRMKGKDIIAPPKTMWKTLIGEAATSDEEAQRVYNAWMQAITWTEPSYSMSMDEWGRQYTNNPIILKLFHFLTCGIGVNSYEIPAGEFFRHITQGAHMTWAYPPGGCGDFTNAMVAAIKRLGGDVWTRCPATQIKVKNGKATGVVVQKDGEQVEIVAQTVISNAPPRKTVELAGKEYFSPGYMKDVNNIIGSPMICFEFMTDRLLPSLEGSSCYCFTEFKRAFMILDFTPLCPEMSPKGKHLLEAACVPKSVYPPYDIRREIALSLEDLRHNMPEVEKYATLIKVRVAQRDWGVTGNIPGRGNVSIKTPIHGLYAVGDRSAPEGWWCSLAAIKSGRMVAEDVQKRFKPA; this is translated from the coding sequence ATGAAACAGATCAAATGTGATGTGGCCATCATCGGGAGCGGAATCGGAGCTACCACTTCCGCCGCCCTTTTGCTGAAGAAGGGTTATAGCGTTCAGATCGTCGAGAAGTTGCCGTTTGTCGGTGGGCGATGCCAGACGCTTGACCATCATGGCTTCAAGCTCAACACTGGCGCCGCCATGATCGGCCCTGAGATCCACGGTGAACTGTGTAAGGAGGTCGGCGCCGAGCTGGAACTTCGCATCCCTGATCCGGTATTCAAGTTCCGCATGAAAGGCAAAGACATCATTGCTCCGCCCAAGACGATGTGGAAGACCCTGATCGGCGAGGCTGCCACCAGCGATGAGGAGGCTCAAAGGGTATACAACGCATGGATGCAAGCTATCACCTGGACTGAACCCTCCTACTCCATGTCTATGGATGAATGGGGCCGGCAGTATACCAATAACCCCATTATTTTGAAGCTGTTCCATTTTCTCACCTGCGGCATTGGCGTTAACAGCTATGAGATACCGGCCGGTGAGTTCTTCCGCCATATTACCCAGGGCGCGCACATGACTTGGGCCTATCCCCCCGGGGGATGCGGTGATTTCACCAATGCCATGGTGGCCGCCATCAAGAGATTGGGGGGAGATGTGTGGACCAGGTGTCCGGCAACGCAGATAAAGGTCAAAAATGGCAAGGCCACCGGAGTAGTGGTTCAGAAAGATGGCGAGCAGGTGGAGATCGTAGCCCAGACGGTCATCAGCAACGCCCCGCCGCGCAAAACTGTGGAATTGGCAGGGAAGGAGTATTTCAGTCCCGGCTACATGAAAGACGTGAACAACATCATCGGCTCGCCGATGATCTGTTTTGAATTCATGACCGATAGGCTGTTGCCCTCGCTGGAGGGATCGTCCTGCTATTGCTTTACCGAATTTAAGAGAGCCTTTATGATCCTCGATTTCACCCCGCTCTGCCCGGAGATGTCTCCCAAAGGCAAACATCTTCTTGAAGCTGCCTGCGTGCCAAAGTCTGTCTATCCCCCTTATGATATCCGCAGGGAGATAGCACTGTCCCTGGAGGATCTGCGGCACAACATGCCTGAGGTGGAAAAATACGCCACGCTGATAAAGGTCAGGGTCGCCCAGAGAGACTGGGGCGTTACCGGAAACATCCCCGGACGAGGCAATGTGTCCATCAAGACGCCAATCCACGGGTTATACGCTGTGGGTGATCGGTCCGCCCCTGAGGGCTGGTGGTGTTCTCTAGCGGCAATCAAGAGCGGCCGAATGGTGGCTGAGGACGTTCAAAAGCGCTTCAAGCCCGCTTGA
- a CDS encoding 4Fe-4S binding protein: protein MVVVDQEECIGCNICSAFCPVDALEGYGVIEINRDTCTECLECVGTCPMDAIREVK from the coding sequence ATGGTCGTAGTTGATCAGGAGGAGTGTATCGGTTGCAATATCTGCTCTGCATTTTGCCCCGTCGATGCACTGGAAGGGTATGGAGTGATCGAGATAAACAGGGATACTTGTACGGAGTGTCTTGAGTGTGTGGGCACCTGCCCGATGGATGCCATCCGGGAGGTGAAGTAA
- a CDS encoding CoA transferase, translating to MTLPLEGYRVLDLTSWFQSVAPRMLGDLGAEVIKIEPRGTGEPMRGAMTQVRFEMGEVQRLPPMEHANFNKKDLSLDLTKAKGREVLWKLVEKSDVIVHNVRKKATKKLGIDYDTLSRHNPRLIYAVSTAWGSKGPSPDAPSYDRLVMARSGIMSIMGAPGTPPAYLNGAIADHMGATMTALGIVLAILKRERTGKGQEVEASLLGSMIHLLGMNVDHVTLINKEVPRHARTNTPNPFWNEYRCKDDKWLTLGMLQADRYWHPMCEILGLQHIEKDPRFEDIFVRKLHSAECIEILDEAFATRPRAEWLEMMGKEDIVVAPVNSFFDLMEDPQVWANDYIGEYEDPRFGKTRMTVTPLRFGDDVPSIRLPAPEYGEHTEMILNEILGMDWDEIIKLKEEEVI from the coding sequence ATGACATTGCCGCTTGAAGGATATCGGGTTCTGGATTTGACGTCCTGGTTTCAGAGTGTAGCGCCGAGGATGCTGGGAGACCTTGGGGCTGAGGTGATAAAAATAGAGCCCCGGGGTACCGGTGAGCCGATGAGGGGCGCGATGACCCAGGTTAGGTTTGAAATGGGGGAGGTACAGCGTCTTCCGCCGATGGAGCACGCCAACTTCAACAAAAAGGACCTGAGTCTGGACCTGACAAAGGCGAAGGGTCGGGAGGTTCTTTGGAAGCTGGTGGAAAAATCAGATGTAATTGTGCACAACGTGCGCAAGAAAGCAACCAAAAAATTGGGGATTGATTATGACACCCTGTCTCGACACAATCCTCGCCTGATATACGCGGTAAGCACGGCTTGGGGCTCAAAGGGTCCAAGCCCAGACGCGCCCTCATATGATCGACTGGTCATGGCCAGATCCGGGATCATGAGTATTATGGGAGCGCCAGGCACTCCACCCGCCTACTTGAACGGTGCCATTGCCGATCACATGGGAGCTACCATGACTGCTTTGGGTATAGTTCTCGCCATCCTGAAGAGGGAGAGAACGGGGAAGGGTCAGGAAGTTGAGGCTTCACTGCTTGGCAGTATGATTCATTTGCTGGGGATGAATGTCGATCACGTAACTTTGATTAACAAAGAAGTTCCGAGGCATGCTAGGACAAATACACCCAATCCATTCTGGAACGAATATAGATGCAAGGATGACAAATGGCTTACGCTGGGCATGCTTCAGGCAGATCGATACTGGCATCCCATGTGCGAGATTCTAGGCTTGCAGCATATTGAGAAGGATCCGCGATTTGAAGACATCTTTGTGAGGAAACTGCATTCCGCCGAATGCATTGAAATTTTGGACGAGGCATTTGCTACTAGGCCCCGGGCGGAATGGCTGGAAATGATGGGCAAAGAAGACATCGTTGTCGCTCCGGTGAATAGTTTCTTCGATTTGATGGAAGACCCGCAAGTGTGGGCCAATGACTATATCGGGGAATACGAGGATCCAAGATTCGGAAAGACCCGCATGACGGTTACGCCCCTTCGTTTCGGGGATGATGTGCCCTCGATCCGGTTGCCGGCACCCGAGTATGGGGAACATACCGAAATGATTCTGAACGAAATTCTTGGAATGGACTGGGATGAAATCATCAAGTTGAAAGAAGAAGAGGTAATCTAA
- a CDS encoding pyruvate formate lyase family protein: protein MTFQLEEKAILSERVSRLKESFHEAPIKMSTERLKFVVEGYRENEGRAPVLIRARVLEKYLKGMTLHIDENPIVGNPSEFRRGVIPYPEWSSNWWTKKAHNSQFGSVHEGLSEEDWKHIREAREYFKGRCMVDMVNEVFADTHPGLTRPEIMKECSMLDSSFGPIGYLNVDYAKVINEGLEGIIAHARRKIAEVPAAYVDEIHRLEFLKAAIMSCEAVIAFANRYADLTEQMAQSETDQARKKELLEIAERCRWVPAKPARNFRDAVQAFWFTHCGIWAEAAQVAISPGRIGQYMNRFFVQDKERGDITDEQAVELLELLFIKMSELALHQPGANAALAAPNHLGQNISIGGVKLDGTDATCELDYLILEADGQVRMIQPSLVCIWHNRLPEELLTKCAENIRLGIGKPAFVNSDLAVQRNLERYRCSIEEARDFTMVACTQALPAGKNNGTWETLVCLPKMLELALNNGVNILTGVQHSLKTGDPEKFETYEQLHDAVWQHLQYLVKLGREIDIASLTLNSQYLPCPFQSAVVNDCIERGKNLMEGGARYSGDLTLPVGTVDLGNSLAAIKKLVYEDKKLTLKQVMDALKADFIGHEDVRKMLQDAPKYGNDDDYVDSIVKQWFDLFYDATMVLKTHTNTDDGRPEAVSVSLHRLFGYYTAASANGRKSLQPFADGITSAYPGTDKHGPTALIKSASKVLDRMKYDGDLLNMKFHPTAVADREGMRKLMLLVKTLMDLGGYHVQFNIVDAKTLRDAQQHPEEFKNLVVRVAGYSAFFVQLDPLIQEEIISRTELRV, encoded by the coding sequence ATGACATTCCAACTTGAAGAAAAGGCAATATTAAGCGAGCGCGTCAGCAGACTCAAGGAGAGCTTCCATGAAGCGCCTATCAAGATGTCCACGGAGCGCCTGAAATTTGTCGTGGAGGGTTATCGAGAGAATGAGGGCAGAGCGCCTGTGCTCATCCGCGCCCGGGTTCTGGAGAAATACCTCAAGGGAATGACTCTCCACATCGATGAAAATCCCATTGTAGGTAATCCCAGTGAGTTTCGCCGGGGCGTCATCCCTTATCCGGAATGGTCCAGCAACTGGTGGACCAAGAAAGCGCACAACAGCCAGTTCGGAAGCGTGCATGAAGGTTTGTCGGAAGAGGATTGGAAGCACATACGCGAAGCTCGGGAGTATTTCAAGGGCCGGTGCATGGTGGATATGGTCAACGAGGTTTTCGCCGATACGCACCCGGGACTCACCCGTCCCGAGATCATGAAAGAATGCTCCATGCTGGATAGCTCATTCGGCCCCATCGGCTATCTCAATGTTGACTACGCCAAGGTGATCAACGAAGGACTGGAGGGGATTATTGCCCATGCCCGTCGAAAGATTGCCGAGGTACCGGCGGCCTACGTGGATGAGATTCACAGGCTTGAGTTTCTCAAGGCGGCTATTATGAGTTGCGAGGCGGTCATTGCCTTTGCTAACCGCTATGCCGATTTGACCGAGCAGATGGCTCAGAGCGAGACCGATCAGGCCCGAAAGAAGGAACTCCTTGAGATTGCCGAGAGATGCCGTTGGGTGCCGGCCAAACCGGCCCGCAATTTTCGCGATGCAGTTCAGGCCTTTTGGTTTACTCATTGCGGCATCTGGGCTGAAGCGGCCCAGGTAGCCATTTCACCCGGCAGAATCGGACAGTACATGAACCGCTTCTTCGTTCAGGATAAGGAGCGCGGCGATATCACCGACGAGCAAGCCGTCGAACTGCTGGAACTCCTCTTCATTAAGATGTCGGAGCTTGCTCTGCACCAGCCCGGCGCCAATGCCGCTCTGGCTGCCCCCAATCATCTGGGGCAAAACATCAGCATCGGCGGGGTCAAACTGGATGGAACCGACGCCACCTGTGAATTGGACTACCTCATCCTGGAGGCAGACGGCCAGGTCCGGATGATCCAGCCCAGCCTGGTCTGCATCTGGCATAACAGGCTTCCCGAGGAGCTGTTGACCAAGTGCGCCGAGAACATCCGACTTGGCATCGGCAAGCCGGCCTTTGTTAACTCTGATCTGGCTGTCCAGCGCAATCTGGAACGCTACCGGTGTTCCATAGAAGAGGCTCGCGATTTTACCATGGTCGCCTGCACCCAGGCCCTGCCCGCTGGCAAGAACAACGGTACCTGGGAGACGCTGGTGTGCTTACCCAAGATGCTGGAGCTGGCGCTTAATAATGGCGTGAATATATTGACCGGAGTCCAGCATAGTCTCAAAACCGGGGATCCGGAGAAATTCGAGACCTATGAGCAATTGCATGATGCTGTGTGGCAACATCTGCAATATCTGGTGAAACTGGGGCGCGAGATCGATATCGCCTCCCTGACCCTCAATTCGCAGTATCTACCTTGTCCCTTCCAGTCTGCGGTTGTTAACGACTGCATTGAGCGAGGAAAGAACCTGATGGAAGGCGGCGCCAGATATTCTGGAGACCTCACCCTGCCGGTGGGCACCGTCGATCTGGGCAATTCCCTGGCGGCGATAAAGAAGCTGGTGTATGAAGACAAGAAACTCACCCTGAAACAAGTGATGGACGCCTTGAAGGCCGATTTCATAGGACATGAGGATGTCCGCAAGATGTTGCAGGATGCTCCCAAATATGGCAATGACGATGATTATGTGGATAGCATCGTCAAGCAGTGGTTTGACCTGTTCTATGATGCCACTATGGTACTTAAGACTCATACCAACACCGACGATGGCCGGCCAGAAGCGGTCAGCGTGTCACTCCACCGGCTCTTTGGGTACTACACCGCAGCCTCCGCCAACGGTAGAAAATCGCTGCAGCCTTTCGCCGACGGCATCACCTCCGCTTATCCCGGCACCGATAAGCATGGGCCAACTGCCCTCATCAAGTCGGCTTCCAAGGTGTTAGACCGGATGAAGTACGATGGGGATTTGCTCAATATGAAATTCCATCCCACAGCGGTGGCGGATCGAGAGGGGATGAGAAAACTGATGCTGTTGGTCAAGACTCTGATGGACTTGGGCGGCTATCACGTTCAGTTCAACATCGTAGACGCCAAGACCTTGCGTGATGCTCAGCAGCATCCTGAAGAATTCAAGAATCTGGTGGTCAGGGTGGCCGGATATAGCGCGTTCTTTGTACAACTTGACCCATTGATTCAGGAAGAGATCATCTCCCGAACCGAACTGAGGGTTTGA
- a CDS encoding MarR family transcriptional regulator has product MDSYEFDDSILNTWWLVRQARESMYKAVSASLARYQCTIEQFEVLIMISRQPGGVTLGELARWLAREKHSAAGLLSRAEKAGLIFREKPEGCKHYIYRLTAKGEKVMEEAWPVVKDIMGEMGQRFSEDELREIRRYMKLLRDMYLERLLGVRNPVLI; this is encoded by the coding sequence ATGGATTCTTATGAATTCGACGACTCAATTCTAAACACATGGTGGCTTGTCCGGCAAGCGCGCGAATCGATGTATAAGGCGGTATCAGCTTCTCTGGCACGCTACCAATGCACTATTGAGCAGTTCGAGGTTCTTATTATGATTAGCAGACAACCCGGAGGAGTGACGCTCGGTGAGCTTGCACGTTGGCTTGCTAGAGAGAAACATAGCGCGGCCGGTTTGTTGAGCCGGGCAGAAAAGGCGGGACTCATCTTCAGGGAGAAGCCGGAGGGATGTAAGCATTACATTTATCGCCTGACGGCCAAAGGCGAGAAGGTGATGGAGGAGGCGTGGCCCGTGGTGAAAGATATTATGGGCGAGATGGGGCAGCGCTTTTCGGAAGATGAACTCCGAGAAATCCGGCGTTACATGAAACTGCTCCGAGATATGTACTTGGAACGACTTTTAGGCGTTCGGAATCCTGTCCTGATATGA
- a CDS encoding cofactor-independent phosphoglycerate mutase, giving the protein MKYIVLIIDGAAGWPLEERGSKTCLELAGKPNLDAMAREGRVGLARTVPEGMEPSSACACMSIMGYDPGIFYSGRGPIEARSMGIQLAEGEVAFRCNTIAVRDETMWSYSAGHITDAESHAIIRTLNETLGSQRVRFHPGVGYRHICVIKEGEACLEAICTPPHDIPNQPIAGFLPHGRGSQLLLDLMERAKPILENHPVNIARRAQGKIPANMIWLFWGGKAIPDFPSFKQRFGVSATLTSGVGLLTGLAQLANIDILEIPGVTDNIDNDYAAQGEGALHALKKHDLVFVHVEAPDESGHEGLIDEKIKSIEQIDELIISRLRSWTKDDLRVLVMPDHPTPIKLKTHVPDPVPFVLWGPGFESNGAKSYSENIARSNGLFIEKAHELMGMLTR; this is encoded by the coding sequence ATGAAATATATTGTTCTAATCATCGATGGCGCTGCGGGTTGGCCGCTTGAAGAGCGCGGCTCAAAGACATGCCTGGAGCTTGCCGGAAAACCCAATCTCGATGCCATGGCCAGAGAGGGACGCGTTGGTCTGGCGCGAACTGTTCCGGAGGGTATGGAACCCAGCAGCGCCTGTGCTTGCATGTCCATCATGGGATATGACCCCGGCATCTTTTACAGCGGCCGAGGGCCAATAGAAGCTCGAAGCATGGGCATTCAACTGGCAGAAGGTGAAGTGGCGTTTCGCTGTAACACCATCGCCGTGCGGGATGAAACAATGTGGAGCTATAGCGCCGGGCATATCACCGATGCCGAATCGCACGCGATTATCCGAACACTGAACGAAACTCTGGGAAGCCAGCGAGTGCGCTTTCATCCCGGCGTGGGCTACCGGCATATCTGCGTCATCAAAGAGGGAGAGGCCTGCCTTGAAGCGATTTGCACTCCTCCCCATGATATCCCCAACCAGCCGATTGCCGGATTTCTCCCGCACGGTCGCGGAAGCCAGTTGCTCCTCGATCTGATGGAACGGGCCAAACCCATTCTTGAAAACCACCCCGTGAACATCGCCCGCCGAGCCCAGGGCAAGATTCCCGCCAATATGATCTGGCTCTTCTGGGGCGGCAAAGCCATACCCGATTTTCCTTCATTCAAACAGCGCTTTGGGGTGAGCGCAACCCTGACGTCCGGTGTTGGCCTGCTCACCGGTCTTGCCCAGTTGGCCAACATCGACATACTGGAAATCCCCGGCGTCACCGATAACATCGATAATGACTATGCGGCACAGGGTGAGGGAGCGCTCCATGCACTCAAGAAACACGATCTGGTTTTCGTTCACGTTGAGGCGCCCGATGAATCCGGACACGAGGGACTGATTGACGAGAAGATCAAGTCCATTGAGCAAATCGATGAGTTGATCATTTCCCGACTCCGCTCATGGACCAAAGATGACCTTCGCGTGCTGGTCATGCCCGATCATCCCACGCCCATCAAATTAAAAACGCATGTTCCTGATCCGGTGCCTTTTGTTCTCTGGGGACCGGGATTTGAGAGCAACGGAGCAAAATCTTACTCGGAAAATATCGCCCGGAGTAACGGCCTGTTTATCGAAAAGGCACATGAACTGATGGGAATGTTGACTCGATAG